One Schlesneria paludicola DSM 18645 DNA segment encodes these proteins:
- a CDS encoding TolC family protein, with product MNLLVRFSNTTDKKYAIATAIVFSLVLILPGCGIPQLRNPWASRELPGTFNGAVSEENTSQVGIEEFFNDPILTGLIDQGLTGNQQLKILAEDIQIANNEILKRRGAYLPFVTIGGRAGLEKPSLYTPAGAADEQLFSGSGNHFPTPLPNFLTAANFSWQVDIWRQLRNARDSSARRYLGTLEGRNYVVTRLVAEIAESYYGLLALDKRLETLDITIALQEQSLEVAKAQKEGVRGTELGVQRFLAEVRKNQSQKLIIRQEIIEVENRINFLVGRFPEPVARRSSEGFYDLNLHALRTGMPCDLLLNRPDIRQAERELEASGLDIKVARANFYPKLILSAGVGYEAFNTRYLFLTPESLIYGVAGDLVAPLINRNAIKADYMTANAKQLQALYDYQRTVLNAFTEVINRMSKVENYTQSIEIKKEQLQSLEASVDIATKLFQNARTEYIDVLFAQRDLNEARLVLIDTKREQLSAIVNTYQALGGGLIPFEYPDVSYETAASNMPTPSAPTEINPTTAVPPAPENNAEPQQ from the coding sequence ATGAACCTCTTAGTGAGATTCTCCAATACCACGGATAAAAAATACGCCATCGCAACCGCGATCGTGTTCAGCCTCGTGCTGATTCTTCCGGGCTGTGGGATACCGCAGCTCCGCAATCCCTGGGCGTCAAGGGAGCTGCCAGGAACCTTCAATGGTGCGGTCAGTGAGGAAAACACCTCTCAAGTCGGGATCGAAGAGTTCTTCAATGATCCGATCCTGACAGGCCTGATTGATCAAGGCCTGACCGGAAATCAGCAACTGAAGATCCTGGCGGAAGACATTCAGATCGCGAACAACGAGATCCTGAAGCGACGCGGGGCGTATCTTCCCTTCGTCACGATTGGGGGACGCGCAGGGCTGGAGAAGCCCAGTTTGTATACGCCAGCGGGAGCTGCAGATGAGCAGCTGTTTTCGGGCAGCGGCAATCACTTTCCGACTCCACTGCCAAATTTCCTCACAGCCGCCAACTTTTCCTGGCAGGTCGACATCTGGAGGCAGTTGCGAAACGCCCGCGACTCGTCAGCACGACGTTATCTGGGCACCCTTGAGGGACGAAACTATGTCGTAACCCGCCTGGTCGCAGAGATTGCCGAGAGCTATTACGGATTGCTGGCACTCGACAAACGCCTTGAGACTCTTGACATCACCATCGCATTGCAAGAGCAAAGTCTCGAAGTCGCCAAAGCTCAGAAAGAAGGCGTTCGCGGCACAGAACTTGGTGTCCAACGATTCCTGGCCGAAGTTCGCAAGAATCAGAGCCAAAAGCTGATCATTCGGCAGGAAATCATCGAAGTTGAAAACCGAATCAACTTTCTCGTTGGTCGCTTTCCAGAACCCGTCGCGCGTCGGTCGTCCGAAGGATTCTACGACCTGAACTTGCACGCACTGCGCACCGGAATGCCTTGTGACCTGCTTCTGAATCGTCCCGACATCCGCCAAGCGGAACGTGAACTGGAAGCATCGGGACTCGACATCAAAGTTGCGCGTGCCAATTTCTATCCCAAGCTGATCCTGAGCGCAGGTGTGGGTTATGAGGCATTCAATACCAGATACTTATTCTTGACGCCGGAATCCTTGATTTATGGGGTCGCGGGAGATCTGGTTGCACCTTTGATCAACAGAAATGCGATCAAGGCCGACTACATGACCGCAAACGCCAAACAGTTGCAAGCCCTTTACGACTACCAGCGTACCGTCCTTAACGCATTCACCGAAGTCATCAACCGGATGTCCAAAGTCGAAAACTACACTCAGAGCATCGAGATCAAGAAAGAGCAATTGCAATCGTTGGAAGCTTCTGTCGATATCGCCACCAAGCTGTTTCAGAATGCCCGTACCGAGTACATCGATGTGCTGTTCGCGCAACGAGATCTCAACGAGGCCCGACTGGTCTTGATCGATACCAAAAGAGAGCAACTGTCAGCCATCGTCAATACCTACCAGGCTCTCGGTGGCGGCTTGATTCCATTTGAATATCCAGACGTGTCCTACGAAACCGCTGCGTCAAACATGCCCACGCCGAGTGCCCCGACCGAAATCAATCCCACCACTGCTGTACCACCCGCACCTGAAAACAATGCAGAACCACAACAGTGA
- a CDS encoding BON domain-containing protein: MRKYGKWVLTLSLLATSPGLTFAADSKSKDASPARVSRVDNQRVAEDIATALRGKVKGEIGIEYKDGVAILTGSVTDPKSKKTAENLVRGVTNVSKVDNRLNVVEKKKTFTDRLRSADASDEVVQAGHAGEPRGRGRVQQINAEIAQLGLDDQSSAVPPAAPAASGGTANQEVAEQIGAVLSAAQLDGYDIQIRFQNGVATLDGSVGNQAERAAAHRAVSGVPGVRSVTNRLRCSEEPAPQAYRPAQGQNPYAYGPGPGAGPMQGPGPMQGPGPMQGRGDVRGAGYMQQAGGPAGYPAGGAMPMGPGGAPPYPPQYGYAGGGASQAVYNSPSMPDHAWPTYAQYPNSAAVSYPQQYSASAWPYIGPFYPYPQVPLGWRDATLRWDDGQWNLMFKPRTDRWWWFMNPNNW, encoded by the coding sequence ATGCGTAAGTACGGAAAGTGGGTGTTGACGCTCAGCTTGCTGGCGACTTCACCCGGGTTGACCTTCGCTGCGGATTCGAAATCGAAGGATGCGAGCCCAGCTCGTGTCTCGCGAGTCGATAACCAGCGCGTGGCAGAAGATATTGCCACTGCCTTGCGAGGCAAGGTCAAGGGCGAGATTGGCATCGAATACAAAGATGGTGTCGCGATTCTGACCGGTTCGGTAACGGATCCAAAGAGCAAGAAGACGGCGGAAAATCTGGTTCGTGGGGTGACGAATGTTTCTAAGGTGGACAACCGCCTGAACGTCGTCGAGAAGAAAAAGACCTTCACGGATCGGCTTCGCAGTGCAGATGCTTCGGATGAAGTTGTGCAGGCAGGTCATGCGGGTGAACCCCGTGGACGCGGCCGCGTTCAGCAGATCAATGCCGAAATCGCACAGCTCGGATTGGACGACCAATCGAGTGCTGTTCCACCCGCGGCGCCTGCTGCGTCTGGTGGTACGGCGAACCAGGAAGTGGCCGAACAGATCGGTGCAGTCCTGTCTGCAGCCCAACTGGATGGCTATGACATTCAGATTCGGTTCCAGAATGGGGTTGCGACCCTGGATGGAAGCGTCGGCAATCAAGCGGAACGCGCTGCGGCTCACCGTGCCGTTTCGGGTGTTCCCGGTGTCCGAAGCGTGACGAATCGGCTTCGCTGCAGCGAAGAGCCCGCACCACAAGCCTATCGTCCAGCACAGGGACAAAACCCCTATGCTTATGGACCGGGCCCAGGTGCTGGTCCGATGCAAGGGCCTGGACCGATGCAGGGACCTGGACCAATGCAAGGCCGGGGCGACGTGCGAGGTGCAGGATATATGCAACAGGCCGGCGGACCTGCGGGTTATCCCGCGGGGGGCGCGATGCCGATGGGACCTGGGGGCGCTCCTCCCTATCCGCCACAATACGGCTACGCCGGTGGCGGGGCGTCGCAAGCGGTTTACAACAGCCCCAGTATGCCCGATCACGCATGGCCCACGTATGCCCAGTATCCCAACTCGGCAGCCGTCAGCTATCCTCAACAGTACAGCGCCAGTGCCTGGCCTTACATTGGTCCGTTCTACCCCTACCCGCAAGTTCCGCTCGGCTGGCGAGATGCCACACTGCGATGGGATGATGGACAATGGAATTTGATGTTCAAACCGCGTACCGATCGCTGGTGGTGGTTCATGAACCCAAACAACTGGTGA